CAACCAGGAGACCGGCACTTGGACACGGTTGAGAAACTCAAGAAACGCAGTGAACGGTTTAAACTTCCAATGCCCACGGAGAAAGACAACAACGCAGGAGTAAAGAAAATGGAGTCTGAGAGGCTGCCCTCTGCAAAAACTGAAGGCCCTGCGGATTCAGAGGTGAAAGCAGAGCGGCCGCCGAGGAAAAGAAGGTGGACAAGTAGCTGAGAGTCATAAACTGGAGTGGAAATAAAAAGCTGAGGAACTGGCTCTCTTTAGTTTTAAACGTATGACATGAGATTCTCTCATCCCACGGAGCAGTAGTGGCGGTATCCAGATGGAGGATCAACTAGGAGATTAGGAAGTGTGTTTGGGAGGAGCTATGTTGTGTAAGAATGGAGGGAATACGCATAAGGATTTACTCTTTGACAGAACACTTTTGTAGTAGTTGATGTAACTTTTGTGAAAGATTATTGGTCTCTTTTAGTTTTGTTCTCAGACCAAGTGCCTCGAGAGAGAgcaagaatatttttaaaatactagatatatatatatatatactgtattaACTTAGTTACTCTGTTCTTGTAAACGACCTATAAAGACTTGATCGTTTGTGTTTGCCTTCATACTATGTCTGAGACAGTATGAAAGTAGAGCCTGCTTGATGGAGAAGGTTTCTAAAACAGAATATGAGCGAGTTATCACTGAGATCAAAAACATCCATATCATAACAAAACAAAGTTTCTTTAAAGCTTTAATCTATAAACAACAAAATCACTGTGTGCTTAGCTTAATATGAGGAAAACATAAAATAGCTTGTGTGTCAGTTTGGAAAATGCTGAGGACGAACGTGTTACAACCTATGAAAGTTATACCGTGTTATTACTCAGTCTTTACTCAGCAGCAAAGAGGAGTCCCAAAACCAGTATTGCCAGCAAGGAAAGGCCAAGATTAGCACTGGTGGCAATGGTGCCTGAGGCATGTTGTGAAGCTTCTCCAGTTGCATTAGCGGAGACAATGTTAGCAACAGGAGGAAGAGGCGGATCAATCACGTCTTTGGGGTCAAGAGGCGGGTTTGGGGCACTAACTGGTGGCTGTGCTTCCTTGGCTGCCACGGAGAGTAGAGCACCAGCCTCTGCAGGTAAGATAGCATAGGGCTGCTCTTTGTTCAAATCTGAACATGGACTCCCTGCATTTGCATCAAATACAACATTACACTGTTGTATCATGATCATCATGTACATGTTTTAAAACTTACTCAAGTATCTGGTTGCTGTGGCAGGGAACTCTGTGACGACTCCATCGACGCCATTCCCCGCAATGAACGTGGCAAGCTCCACCGTAGGATCGGAGAAGTAATCAAACGCTATGGAGAGGTACTCGTTCCTCAGCACGGAGACGTAAACAGAGACATTCCCTTTGTGCATTTCCTCCACTACGTTAGTCTTCCCTGTGGCAAAGCTTTCTGAGGTGGTGACCAGAGAACTTCTCATGAGATTGACAGCTTCTGCATGCTTCTTGATCTCGTCGACTGATGGCTTGGGAGCATCTCCGATCTCCTTGCCGATGGTCAAAACTCTTGTGAACGGAGGGACACCCGGAAAACCGGACAGAACAGAGCTGTCATCTGACTGAATCAACACCTTTTGAGTTAGTTGCTTGTCGAGTGTGGACTTGGTGACCGCGGACTTGACTGAATCTACGATTCCTAGACCTTTCTTTGAGGCTAGATAAGCAGCATTCtgataaaacaaaacaaggcGTTAGTGGAGCTTCCTTAAGTAAGTTAAAGCAGAATTTATGAGTTAAAGAGTGACAAGACTTGCCTGTATGTTGATAAGAACTCCAGTGACAGCCTTTGCTTTGCTGAACTCAAGGAAGACAGCGAGAGTCATGAACTTACCAGCATTCTTGTTTAATGGATTTCTCTGGAATCCCCCTTTAGTTAAGAAGGGGCTCTGGATTTGAGCTGGAGACAAGAGACATCATCCCAATGAGATAGTTTTCAAACAAGCtttagaaaacaaaaccaagttacTTACGTTTTAGAGACTGGATCTCAGCCCAAGTGAGATCAAAAGAGAAGATCCCATTGGTAGGCTGGATCTCAGGAACACTGGTGGCTCTTGACATGAAAGTGGTCATGGCATTAGTACTTGCTGTCAAGTCTGCAGAATCATGACAGAAAGTTATTCCATCTTTGGACATTTGGACAGAACAGTCTATCACATCTGCTCCATCGTCCACCGCCTTTTGGTAAGCGAGATCAGTGCAGCCTGGATAATCTCCACTTGCTCCATTGTGAGTTATGACCAACGCATGGTTTGCTTTGGGGAGGTTTCCCTTTTGGTGAGACAAGCAAGCTGCAAGAATACAAAACACATTGCGCATGAGGAGACATACATGTGCATATATGTAAAGCAACATTttagaggttttttttttaatctcaaactaggaaaaaacaattataatgaaagtttaaaaaaaaacaattaagttAACTATGCGTGGATGGCAAGTTAACTTACAGATGGCTTGTGATGCTGTTGGAGGGAAGTCAGTGACGAATCCATCAACAGAGAACTGATCATTGTCCACAAACTGGAGATACTCAGCGGAGGGATCATAGCTGTAGTTGAAGCTGGTGCGCAAATCATTGGCAAAGCCTGAAGCGTAGACCTCTAGACCAGCCTTGTGTGCATCAGCCACAAAGGTGGTGGCGGGCTTAAGGTAATTAGCCGAGTCAAGGGGCCAGATGTAGTCTTTAGGGACAAGAACGCCTGAGGCAAAGGCCTTGATGGCTGCGAGGTTCAGAAGAAGCTCGCTGTACTTCTTGTTGGTGGTTGGCTCAATTGCCTCAGGGTCTTTGAACTCGAATATGAGCTTTGTGTTGGCGCTTCCTACGTCCATCCCGATGGTTTTCAAGAAGGCTATCTCTGGAGATGAGATGAAATTAATGCGACGGAATCGTAAGGTTTTTAGGTACTCTGCTGCGCTCAGCTTGTGTTCCGTGTAGAAGGAGTCGTACTGCACGTTTTAAAtcaatgtttatttatttatttgatgaaTCAACAATAGCTTTAAATGAATCAACAAGAACATTCCTTAGGTTCGTtaatcatatattcatatatattatcaaagagAGGAATAAAGAGAAACCTGAACGCTCAACCAGAACTTGGGAGGCTTGGTTCCTAAGACGTCCTCCACGGCAGAGATTGGCATCTGGCCATCAAAGATGCTAGGCCGAGACAAGATGTTTTGGACCACTGCTCAACAATACAACAACATCAAAAGACTGGTGGTGGTGTTGGTAAACATTTAAAAATGAGAAGAAGACATACAAGAGACATTGGAGAAAATGGTGTCGGCAGAGTAGTCAAGAGCAAACCATCCTTTGAGGTCCTGACCGTTGACCTTGTATGTCTTCTGGCCTTTGGGGAAGAGAGTGGAGATGGTGGTTGAATTGTCAAGCCTGATATCAGGCAAGCAGAGGCCAACACCGTCATTTGTCATCTGAAGGTTGCACAACATGGTAAGGCCAGAGGAGCTGGTGCTAATAGCCAAGGCGTTTGCAGAGGCGCTTGACTCAGGGAAAAGACCCGAGAAGCCGCCTCTAGCCACAACCGCAGGCTCTTGTCCTGAAAAAACAGATCAAGGATAAAACATGTATATGCTTTTAcgaaataaacaaacaaacattttacGTGATGTGGCCATATGGGCAGTTACGTATATATTAATTCACTAGAAAACATGTTTATGTAAAAGGATTGATATACATACCGTTAAGGGTGAGCCATTTCTTGGTAGGAACAGCCGCCGCAGCAGCTGGAGTCTTGTGAACAGCGACACAAGAGTGTAGGAAAAGGGAGAAAATAATGTAAAACCTCAGCATCTTCGTGTGTTGTTTATTTGATTGATCTCCTCCTGCATGTGTGTACACGTACGTTACGTACGTAGGCCAAAGCAAAGTCAGATACGACATTTACAATACTCATAATCTATAtaagtttcagaaaaaaagtgAAAGAGATCTCACagtaaagaaaagaagaagaacattaATCTCTTCTTCAGCTTGTTTTCCTCGTCGGTTATGTTTCGACAAAACGGAAAAGaagcgaagaagaagatggtcaaacaaaaaaaagtgtcGTTAATTAATGGGTAAGAGAAGTAACTCGCTCGTATCATCTCATTTATACCCATTTACTACTctatttttatctctttttcCCCCTCCTTTCGCTTTTAAcagttttcttgtttttctagACATTGACATTTGTAACCAAATCCGAGATTTAAACTATAGACCTTACTCGAAGAAAACTTTAAGAGTGTGATTAGGAAACCACAGCGCAATTAGGAGTAAATAAAATAGATGAACTCAGAGgaaaagaaaattagtaaatagagTAAAATGgtgaaatgaaaaaataaataaagaaaattgaaCAGAAAAAGAGGAGGAGAGAGCACGTAATCTTTTACTTCTCTTAAAGACAAGTGGAAAACATTTTAACCTTTTCAGCAGAATTCAGCTGAAAATAGGTGGAAAATATTTCTACTGTCTTTCACCTGATTGGTAACAATaaagtaggggtgggcatttcggtttagtttcgggttcggtttgggttcggtttggtttgggtaatttgggttttataaaactcaaaccaattaaaaccaaagtagctttggtttgggttcggtttgggtttaatttggtttggttcagttcggtttggtttagatttagttcggtttacattattatggtctagtttggtttggtgtagttcgggttggttataaaatatgaaggcatcatttttatacttttattaaaaaataatcaactgataaacgatagagtgagaatataaaaacttatggtacatgatttcatatataatagtattatttgaatcgtatttataatctttttaaagatatggaagttatgaaaaaatgaaaaacaaaattgttaactaaaatttacaatatgttaatacatttttttgtgttaatacatttttactatatatatttttactatatatatattagattatcggtttggttcggtttggttcggtttaaacccaaaccaaaccaaaccgttcggatcgagtaaaacatgaaccaattgggttacataaagagtacggtttggtttggttcggttaacttcggtttggtcggttcggttcggttcggtttgggttttttgcccaTCCCTACAATAAAGTAGAATACAGAGTATAATTTATTTACTCCAAAATATTTACTCCAGAAGTACCATTCAATCACACCCTAAATTCGTACCTACCtgatttgatatttatataaattcttGAATGATTTTCTAAAGACATTACTTATGTATGTTTACAACCTGAATCCAATCGTGATTTGAATGGCTGTCTAAGAACTAATATTAAGaacataaaaaacaaatttacagTTCTAAGTTAGTACATGATATTAGTAATTCCAAACTAAAACAAATTGCataatattcaatttaaattttagttggacccgatttgaaaaatatttgaatttagtattattaaatCTACTTTAATCcagattattattattgtatcGAGAAGTTCTGAATTAAAATAACCCGACCAGAATCTAGAAATTTGAATgcaaatttttttgaaaagaaaaagttaacaaaattcCAAAGAATAACCAAATATTCTGATCTATtgttaatttaataatttctcACATTTCAGTAAATTTGTGTAATCACTCCTTCAGTTTCGGGAATTCAAATGTTTTAGCGTTTGAACTCGTACCATGGTCTTTCTGGTCTGACTGTCCTATATTcccatttcttttatttatttggtgttttaatttttaattttttttgtcagccttttaatttagtttcataatatataattatttttattctgaaatatttaatgttttctAATATTTGTGACCACCtacaaaatattatgtttttattgtttaaattatttttatttaataatattttcatataatcaaaataaaacatataaaattttgtatttttctatgtGCAATAGTCTTAAGGACTaagtaataataaaacagaGGATAAGTGTTATGTTGATGATAAAAGTTTTACCACCggacttaattttttttttctttccagcTCCCAGCGCCTCCTCTCCTCCTCTCCTCCTCGTTCTCCTGGCTTCCATCTCACGCAACCCCACCGGAGCTATGAAGATAACCGCCTTGTTTGTTTTCAAGTGCGCTCCCGAAGCTTCAAATCCAGTCATCCTCGCCAAAGCTTCCAACGTCTCCCACATCGGCTATTTCTATCAAACAAACGCCGAGGAGTTCCTAGTTTTCGTAGGTCGCACTGTCGCCAGCCGTACTCCTCCTTCCCAACGCCAGTCCGTCCAGCACCAAGGTTTTAGGGTTTGGACGATATTTATTATACATCTTTTCCACAGCCATTATTATTCCAGCTTTTGTTAATTGTGTGTAAAATAAAAGAGTACAAGGTTCACGCTTACAATAGAAACGGACTTTGCGTGGTGGGATTCATGGACGATCATTACCCTCTTCGTAGTGCCTTTACTCTTCTCAATCAGGTCTCTTCAAAATTCATTCACACTACCTcctttgtgttttttatttcaaaaaaaaaataaaaaatcaggaGGATATGATTAGGTTGACAAAATATCAATTGTTATTGTTTCTCAGGTTATAGATGAGTACCAGAAGAGTTTTGGTGAGACATGGAAGTCTGCTAAAGAAGACTCCACTGCTAAGTCCTCCTGGTCTTACTTGGATGATGCTCTTACCAAATTCCAGGTTTACTACAACTCTATTCTCCCCCATATGTGAAAAATGACACTGTAGGTATTATTAGCTCAACTGAGAGTGGATAAAATAAAGAATCCAAAAATTAATTGATTCCTCATGAACTAGTTTTATGATATGACCAAGTGATATGGTTTTTAAAGTGTTTATGTTCTTGCCCCCATCTTCAGGACCCAGCAGAGGCTGATAAGCTGTTGAAAATCCAGAGGGAGCTGGATGAGACCAAGATTATCCTTGTAACTgcactctctctctttttctctctttaccTTCAGAACCAGAGAGTCTTGCAGATACAATAAGTGTGCTCCCCTCAAGCCTTGAATATTTATTTGATCTTTTTTTATTACAGCATAAAACCATTGATAGCGTTCTAGCCCGTGGCGAGAAGCTAGACAGCCTAGTGGAGAAGAGCTCTGATTTGAGCTCGGCGTCGCAGGTAACATTCTAACATTTCCATACTAGCTTTTCCCCAGCTTTAATTTCCCACTGTCTCGGTCGCATGTCATTTGTTATGTGTAGTAAATATTGATGAGAAACCGATATTGGTTTTTGGATGAAACAGATGTTCTACAAGAGTGCCAAGAAAACGAATTCGTGCTGTACTATTCTATGAGGCTGCATGCAGTTCTTGGTGTTCTGTGTatgtattttcaattttttcatcCAAACTTTTGAAGAGGGTGAGGAGATTGTTTTCTTTTACACATCTCTAACTCTTGTGTGTTATGATGTCAACTTCAGTTCGTCTTTGTTATATTATACTAGTTGCTTTTGTTCAGGTTTTCTTATGGGAATATTTATTACTAATTCTCATCTCAGTTGGTGCTCTGTTACCGCAAATAGATTTAGATGTTGGAAATAAACAAAAGCAGAACGATGATGTTCACTGGAGTAAACAAAAGGGGTAGTAGTATATTACACAGACAATACACAGACAAAGGGAAGTAAAAGGAGGTGAAAACAAGTCTTGTGTTTTTCTATAAACTATTTGCCAAAGATAGATTTGAGCCACCAAATGCCCTTGGTGTCATCAGGAGCAGCGTTGGACTCGGGTGGTGTGTCACTCTGAGGTGTCTTGTGAAGCTTGCTGACGTCATACCCTTGCTCCACCGCCTTCTCCACCAGCTCCTTGTATGTCTCTTCCTCCACATGCGCCGTCCTGCTCAGGATCTACACAGCCCATACATCAATCCTTGTtagctttttttctttctattattcatcataaaaaaagaaaccttACCCAGAGATAACTCCTCGAAGGCTGCCCAATGACCGCATGCTGGTACTCAGGATCTATATACAGCACCCAGTAATCACCGGTAACGGGAATGATAGGGAGGAAAGGAGGGAGGTAGAACCTGACTTTGAACTTTGCCTCATCGCTCTTAGGATCAGTTTTGAAAGCTGACCCTTGGATGAAACCTCTCTTGCCTCCGTTCCACGTCTCGTTCAAGACTTTAACCGTGCCGTCAGGGTTAAGGCTGTAGGTGGCGCGAGTGTCTACACCGTCCTTGGGCTGAAACCTGGAAGGGAAAGAAGCAATCTCGTACCAACGGCCCATGTACCTCTCCAAGTCTAGACCTTTCACCActtccatctctttcttctccGTGGCCATCTTTTCTTTCCTTCTCTCTTTTCCTTCTTCTCTAAGATTTTGAAGATATTTATTTCCTCTGAGAAGATAAGAAAGAACGGATTCTATTTAATAGAGGAGATTTCCTTGGGAGGAAAGGCTGACACGTGGGAAGTGTGTAGGGTAGATTGTTCTAGCAGCATCTATGAATTACAATGTGAAAAGGGGAGGTTACAAATGTTCTGTGGGGTAGAATACAATACAATGGGCCAAACGTGACAGCAATGGCATGCAACCGAATATAAAATATCCCATAGATCTTTGCTAAAATTTGACATTTCATGCTTTGCTTACAGCAATCCAGCTAAACCTCTTAATATTATCATACTCCCTTTTTCCTCCTTTCATCAGCGTTTTTGATCTAAAGTTTTGGCTTCAATCCTCTATGTATGTTTAGTGGATTGTTTAGTTAACCAATGAACTTCACTTTTCTTACACATGTGAAGAAGCATCATATTGTCAGGACTAAGACAGAGACACACTTAGCAAAATCTTTTATACTAAAGAACTTTCTTTTTAAAGAAAGAAATCATTTAGATATTCTTCTTTTTGATTCCTCAAATATAAGGGGAGCTTTGCTCATTTTCCAAGTTCAAATTAAATGCACATCTGGCCCTCTCTGATCAATTGCAAGGTTAGAGATATCAAATGTGCTAAAACTCAAAACAAGATCCTTGCATCTTAGGGTCACTTATACATTATTGGTCTTGTAAGGGAGAAACTGGAATCcaagcaaaagaagaagaagaaagccaCATCATACACACAAAGAAAGCCACATCACACACACATAGAAGTTACAATAAAATTGACAAGAAACCATCAGAAAATAGAGAGCATGGCTATGGCTGCGGCCATCAGCAGTGGCAAGAAGAACACTTGTCCGTGACTAGCAGCCCCACCGTAATAAGGCAGTATCATAATCGGAAACCTGCACGTTCCAGTCGAGGGATCCGTCTTGGTCACCTCCGATATGCCTGAAAACTTACATGCTTTATCCTCCTGGTCGTGTATCTGGTAGTAACTGTTGAACGCGTACGATACGTTATCCTTCCCGTCAAGTTTTCCGCACGACGTCCCAACCCCAAGACCACTGCAGTCCCCGCGGCTACACGCCAAGCTCACGCTAGCTGCCACCTGCGGGTCATCCAGCCTCACGTTTGGCTTCATCACACACCACTTCTTCATTTCATAGTTCACCTCTTTGGCCTGGATCAAAGCTCCCGTGTTGGTTGTTCCCAAGTTCAAGGCGTATTTTGGTAACCCGTCATACGTGAATATCCCCCAGTGTCGCTCGAAGTATCCAGGCTGAATACTTTTGGCATCTTCGTCTATGAGGCTGAAGAGGTACGCGTCGATGGGTTCAGGCCTCTTTGGAGTCCCTTTCCCACCTGAGATGTGATCCACGAAGCCTTGGTTGAACTTCTTAGCGTTCTCCACGTTGGCGTTCTTGTCCCCACCGGTAGGCCATCCGATCTCACCAACTATGATCTGCATGTTTCCAAAGCCATTCTTCTCCAGGGCGTGGACTAGAGTGTCGTAGTTCGCATCGAACTCGTTGCTGTAGAGAGTCCCACCATCGCTCACGGGCTTCGAAACGCCGCCGTCGAAGAAGGCGTAATCCAACGGGAACTTGTCGTCGTTGTAGAGACTGATGAATGGATAGATGTTAACGGTGAAGGGACAGCCATTTTCGCTCAAGAACTTGACGATTGTGATCATGAGATCACGGATATCGGCTCTGAAGTCGCCTCCGGATGGGAGTGTGGTGGAGGTCTCGTAGACATCAGCGTTCAGGGGACAAGTGACCTTCACTTGGTTCTGAAGATCCGCTTTTGTTAACGCGGTTTGGATGTTTCTCAGCGCAGGGAAAGTGGTGTTGAGATAGCTCCCGTTGTAACTTGACAGGAAAGGTTCATTGCCAACAGCAACGTATCTGTGTGTGTCAGAGAACATTCAGCATACAGTTTAGTCTTGTCTGATATAGTAGAGACATGAGATTTATCTCAGACAAAGACGGCTAACCCGTAATATATGTACACTTTTttctaaatacataaaaattacaaattgtATTTCCAACAAAATAGAATgaaattaatatgataaatagTATAGtacaatttacaaatatatagaatgaaattaatatgataaatagTATAGtacaatttacaaatataatcagtACAATTCATCAGCTATGGTTTCAGACACAACCTACTTCACTGTCTGTCAAGTCCCTAATTTCAACTACTAAACTTGTACAGTGTAACCGTAGAGCCCTAAAAAGGAAAGTTGGATATAAAAGGAAAGGACCTGATGTTGACGTTGTTAGTTGAGATGTGAGTAGAAACATTTTTAGCAACCCATTTCTCAGCGGCTTTGAGGCTGGAGGCGAGAGTGGACAGCATCTCATTGGGAATACCGACCATAACTTCGATTCCGGATTTACCCAGAGCCCTGAGAGTGTCGTACTCGGCGTCGAAGAGTTTCACTTTCTGAATACCGTTCTCTCTCAGCATCCGCACCACTGTGTCAGGAGGAAGAGGGTGCGACGCCTGCGTGCCCCAGTTCGCTCCAATCGAATTTGCCCTCCCACAAACCACTGCAACAGTCAGTAACACTACCACGAAGCCCCATCCCATCTCACCCTGCAGATCTGAGTTTTTCTTTTGACCAAAAAGCTACACAACACACTGAACTATATAATGATTAATGAGCTTTGAGGTTATCTGTACTGTCTCCtcgttttataaaataaagcGAGCACGCAGGACTCGTGGGATTATTAGGACGCACATGTTTTTTGGCAGCTCATAATTAACAAACCTTTCTTTTCACCAAAAAGAAAGAGCTAGACAACACACTGAACTAGGAACTACTACATAGCTTTTGAGCATAGCTGTGCTGTCTCCTCGTTTTATAAAGCGAGCACGCACGATCGACTAATAGGACGCACATGTGTTTTTGTCGTTATGACATGTAAGCATCGTTGCATTTCATTTCTGTTCTTTTGATTCAACCTTGTATGGTCAACATTTACCTTGGTTTGAATGAATTCAGTGTTAAAAAACACACTTAAGCATCGATGTCTTTGGTGCATGTGGTCCCTGTGGGCTTCTACATCACAGGCTCATCGATTTCCTCTCTTTTCTGGAATTATTTTTGGGTACGTATATGACTATATTCCATTTTCATCATTTCTCCTACAAAAGTATTACATACAATATGAGGTATTGCTCTTAAGAACAAATGCAGAGACACTTTGAACCTCCACCAAAAAGTTTAAATCCAAGAATGTTGACTTGATATAGGGAAGGGATCACAGTTGccctgtttcttttttttcattcttccaTGTCTATTACATCTTTTCAAGCATTAAGCTTTTGCTTTCAATCACTATGTTTGGAATACAACATTTTTTGTtatggaagaaaaaaatataattttattgtctTTCACAGTCTCCCATCCAAGGAAAGAAGAATTAGTCTTGAAAAGGAATGATGCAATAGTATCGAGGACTAGGAGAGAGATTGAAAGAATTTGATTTACTACAGAAAATATTCAAGTCACAAGCTGGTATGCTAGTGCTACATTGGAAGATAATTTGATTAGTAATTTACGCTGCTTTACCGCATAATTGACACGTATTCACTATATAACTGATTAAGTATCCTCAGTCTTCATGTTCTTTCTGATGTTTGCAACAGCTTAGGCAAGATATGTCAAACCAGAAgcatttgattgttttttttgggGGACACTTGAAACTTCTAGATAGATTTATACAAGTTACGTGCATCATTAATTATTTGAGACTGAGGATGCTCTCAGACTCAGAGTTGAGAAAGCTTACGATGTAAATGATATTCTACCTGTATAAATCATAGATACATGAAATAGTATCAATTCGATTCATTACCGAAGGCTCTGCTGCCACAGAGATCATTAATATTAACAAGTATAAACACCCTTTTAGTGAAGCAAATTGGGTTTTGAGGTGGAAAGACATTTCCCATGTTGGGTCAAGAGTGGGCCCCTTTGGAGACGACGAGAAAGCTCGAAAGTTCCCGAGACATCGGAGGAACCCAAGAGAAGAGTAAAGTGAAAACAATGGAGCGAGAGggggaggaggagaagaagaaagagggaTCATCGTATAGGTATTGGGTGAGAGAAGCCACACCAGACgcagctcctcctcctctcccccATAAGctcaccaacaacaacaacaacaacaacaacgacgtCGTCTCTGCTGCTCCCAATGCTCCTATTCAACCTCGGCTCCCTCTGGAACCaggtttttttttgctaatattccttttctttttaatctctCAACATTCTAACATCTCCATTCTATTGTATGTTTCTAACAACAGGCTGGCACTTGGGAGGAGAAAAATCTCACTAAATGGGCCACTGATCGATTAaaggttttcttcttctttcagttCTTCTTTTGTGCTTTCTATCTATGTCAAAATGTATTAATCTTTTTCTGAAATCGAATCGTTGCTCTCAGGAGCTGCTGGGATCAGTGGGTTCTTTGCAGTTTTCTTCTGGTAAAGCTGAGATTATTGATGTTAACAGATGTGTTGGAGATGTGAGTTTTCTATCTTTgtattgttatttatgtttgttCTGGAaccgatgatgatgatgatgatccctTCTTCCTCTTAGGCTTTCTTGGTTACAGTTCGGAACAAGAAAAGAGTTGGCTATACTTACGAGCTTTCCCTCAAAGTCCAAGGTAGAGACAGACTCTTCACTGGCTTCACCATTGTGTTGATAGGATGTATTGCTTTTGAGCTTTGTAGTTGGTacagttctctctctctctctctctcattgttTTTGTTCATGTATACATGATCGGCGATTTACTCAGGAGAGTGGTCTTTTGAAGAGGACACGAAGAAGGTGAAGGGGAGTCTCGACATTGCTGAGTTCTCATTCGGCGAGCTTGATGATCTTGAGGTAACTTTTATCAGTAGAGGCTTTGGTATGATTAGAGGAAGATGTTATGATATTTGAATGGGGTGATATATGTATGCACTTTGTTGCCTATGAGCAGGTGGATGTGAAGCTTAGCGATGACAAAGAGCTTTCCCAGCAATTGAAACAGCGGATTAGGCTGGATATGAAGCAGTTCTTAGAGCCCGTACGCCTGAAACTCGGTCAGTTCGAGCAGGAATTGAAAGATCGATAGTGACTTGTTGTTCTCCTTCTTTTCATTTCACATTAGCCATTTTCAGTTAGCCTGGCTAGACATCTTTTTGTATTCAAGCTACATCTGTTTACCAACACATCTCCGTTAATTGTCCAAGTGTTGTTCATCAATCACAGCTTTTAGTCTATTACCTAATGGGAAAATGCTTCAATA
This genomic stretch from Raphanus sativus cultivar WK10039 chromosome 3, ASM80110v3, whole genome shotgun sequence harbors:
- the LOC130509290 gene encoding temperature-induced lipocalin-1-like, whose amino-acid sequence is MATEKKEMEVVKGLDLERYMGRWYEIASFPSRFQPKDGVDTRATYSLNPDGTVKVLNETWNGGKRGFIQGSAFKTDPKSDEAKFKVRFYLPPFLPIIPVTGDYWVLYIDPEYQHAVIGQPSRSYLWILSRTAHVEEETYKELVEKAVEQGYDVSKLHKTPQSDTPPESNAAPDDTKGIWWLKSIFGK
- the LOC130509289 gene encoding glycerophosphodiester phosphodiesterase GDPDL7-like, which produces MLRFYIIFSLFLHSCVAVHKTPAAAAAVPTKKWLTLNGQEPAVVARGGFSGLFPESSASANALAISTSSSGLTMLCNLQMTNDGVGLCLPDIRLDNSTTISTLFPKGQKTYKVNGQDLKGWFALDYSADTIFSNVSLVQNILSRPSIFDGQMPISAVEDVLGTKPPKFWLSVQYDSFYTEHKLSAAEYLKTLRFRRINFISSPEIAFLKTIGMDVGSANTKLIFEFKDPEAIEPTTNKKYSELLLNLAAIKAFASGVLVPKDYIWPLDSANYLKPATTFVADAHKAGLEVYASGFANDLRTSFNYSYDPSAEYLQFVDNDQFSVDGFVTDFPPTASQAISCLSHQKGNLPKANHALVITHNGASGDYPGCTDLAYQKAVDDGADVIDCSVQMSKDGITFCHDSADLTASTNAMTTFMSRATSVPEIQPTNGIFSFDLTWAEIQSLKPQIQSPFLTKGGFQRNPLNKNAGKFMTLAVFLEFSKAKAVTGVLINIQNAAYLASKKGLGIVDSVKSAVTKSTLDKQLTQKVLIQSDDSSVLSGFPGVPPFTRVLTIGKEIGDAPKPSVDEIKKHAEAVNLMRSSLVTTSESFATGKTNVVEEMHKGNVSVYVSVLRNEYLSIAFDYFSDPTVELATFIAGNGVDGVVTEFPATATRYLRSPCSDLNKEQPYAILPAEAGALLSVAAKEAQPPVSAPNPPLDPKDVIDPPLPPVANIVSANATGEASQHASGTIATSANLGLSLLAILVLGLLFAAE
- the LOC108845523 gene encoding glucan endo-1,3-beta-glucosidase 6-like, with product MGWGFVVVLLTVAVVCGRANSIGANWGTQASHPLPPDTVVRMLRENGIQKVKLFDAEYDTLRALGKSGIEVMVGIPNEMLSTLASSLKAAEKWVAKNVSTHISTNNVNIRYVAVGNEPFLSSYNGSYLNTTFPALRNIQTALTKADLQNQVKVTCPLNADVYETSTTLPSGGDFRADIRDLMITIVKFLSENGCPFTVNIYPFISLYNDDKFPLDYAFFDGGVSKPVSDGGTLYSNEFDANYDTLVHALEKNGFGNMQIIVGEIGWPTGGDKNANVENAKKFNQGFVDHISGGKGTPKRPEPIDAYLFSLIDEDAKSIQPGYFERHWGIFTYDGLPKYALNLGTTNTGALIQAKEVNYEMKKWCVMKPNVRLDDPQVAASVSLACSRGDCSGLGVGTSCGKLDGKDNVSYAFNSYYQIHDQEDKACKFSGISEVTKTDPSTGTCRFPIMILPYYGGAASHGQVFFLPLLMAAAIAMLSIF
- the LOC108844012 gene encoding VAMP-like protein YKT61; amino-acid sequence: MKITALFVFKCAPEASNPVILAKASNVSHIGYFYQTNAEEFLVFVGRTVASRTPPSQRQSVQHQEYKVHAYNRNGLCVVGFMDDHYPLRSAFTLLNQVIDEYQKSFGETWKSAKEDSTAKSSWSYLDDALTKFQDPAEADKLLKIQRELDETKIILHKTIDSVLARGEKLDSLVEKSSDLSSASQMFYKSAKKTNSCCTIL